GAGACTTGCAAAAACGTGGAATTCAAAACGTTTTAATAAAATAATAGCAAGCAGCTCAGACAATAAGATCACACATAAAACACATCAAGCAAGCAAGtttatatctatattttttgAGGATATGAATGTAGGAGTAGTGTTCTCAATGATAATGGTAAAGATTTTGGTGAATTTCAAGTTTTGCAGATGCACAGGTCTAATCTAATATATATAACGTGATAAACCATGTTAATATAACAAtccaaattaaatgtattttccaTAATATGAAAGCACTTTAAATTGTGTTATTGTATGAGCATATGAGCCAGCCACAGATTCATTTATAAACCTGCTGCAAAATATTGATGAGGAACACATTTtctaagtgcctttaaacagtagAGCTCTGGATTTAAATTAAACTCTCCCTTGAAAATGTTCATAGCAAACCATGATTGCTGGTCATTGCTCCAACCCCAAATTTTAGCAGTTTCTTTTGAACCATACTAAAATCTGGTATAGGCTAAATCAAGTATGTATTTCATTGCTTCAAGTGCAAGTAGTTCTCCTTCTATCATTGCAGGCTGTTGAGTTCACATGAATGACTGACACCAGGAagatgccaccaccaccaccaccaccacagccttTGAGATTGTGACGTTCTAAGCTCATCATCTGTACTGGAGGTAGTTCCTGAGGGGGTTGGGAAGGGGAAGATGGTTGATGAGGTGAAACCTGTCACGGCCCACACGGTCACGGATACGCTGTCGACACAGCTGACTCAATGGTTGGGGCGTGGCTGCAGAAAGGTGGAAGGGAAAACATATCATGCTATTCAACCAAATCCACTACAGCCCGGCTAGTTTGCTATTGCTTGAACACGTGATATTCTATTCCAGACAATGATGGTTTCGTTTTGAACATATAATGGACAGCTAGTTTGACTTGGGTGATTAACCAATAATACTACGATACTTTGGCTATAGGAATTCACTGATTTCTAAGGATGACTGTGAATAGGCCTATAGAACTTACCCTCATAGACCAGTAGAAACCCCTCTGTCAGGCTGCTGGGGGGAGCAGCCTCCACAGGTCTCTGGAACTCAATGTTCCTGGCATGGATATCTGCCCCAAAGTCCAACAACAGCTTAACAATGGCAGTGCAGTCCTTCTCAGCGGCAGCGTGTAAGGGAGACTCCATATATCTACCTTTCTGTACATTTGCTCCTGTGTGGAGGCGTAAACCAAGGTATGGATATAACACACATTTAATAGTCCTATGTCATTCAGTTACAGGAAAGAAGTACTTTATCAATGTCATAACATGATAGATTTGGACTTTTATCCAGGTGGGTTAAACATATTAGTGGTGTAGAAATGGGAAGATGCTCTGAGCTACTACAGCATTAGTGGTGGATGTGGCCATAGTGAGAGTGCTATACAGGTACAATACATTTCACCACTTGGGGAGACAGTAACAATCTTACCACTagttctcctcctctcatcatacCTGGCTATGGTGATTTGGCAGAGCAGATGTGCACGTGCCTCaccttccctcagcagcctctggACACACTCTATCGCCTGAGAGACACAGGCGGTGTAGAGGGGCGTTCCCAGGTGAGGAATGTCAAAGTCCACGTCGGCTCCCCATCTGATTAGAGTCTCCACACACCCACTGCTGCCTACCGACCGTAGGCACAAACATGGAAGTCATTACTGTCAGCTTTCCAATTATTGCGGTTGGTGTTTTAGCTAATTATTTCTGTACCCGGAATATGAGGATTCCTCTAAGCACCATGGGACATACTCTGACTTGAATTATGTTTGTGTATCTCAAAAACTGTACTCTGATTTGTGATATTTTGATTCAGATTTTTAAGTTTTATGTATTTGCCTCAATCCCAAGTTAGCATACAGCCCAAATGGTCAGTGAAGTACACTTGAAGGTTCATGCCAATGATGTAAATAAACCATGGATTGCTGATGCTAAGTATTAGCCAATGAGAGGCTTTAAAGCCACCGGCCGCCATATTTGTACACCTCATAGGAATAAATGGAATTcaacagtatttcaattaaatgtttcaagaacAAGATAACATGTATTTAAGTAATtttttgtagtggggacagtaacattagtactcacagaaaaaatgaaaatgtttatatgtattttttatatatatattttattatatatatatatatatatatatatatatatatatatatatatgtgtgtgtgtgtttagctcacataatataatttaaaagtatgcattaagtgtctgtaatagaataaactaatttagacattaataaatgcatttctatagcttgcAAAATCTTCTTTACAATAGAGGAGTATTACCAAGGTGGCTGTgcggtggcttcaatacagcaGCCCTTGTCATtcatccagggtttatacacatcattggGTTCATACTAGATTCATTAAGATAAGGATGTTGGAGTGATAAGGGTACTGAGCATACCTTTACTGCTGGCTTGGTGAATGGGCGAGGGCTGAAATACCAGAGCCTGGGGTTTGGCCCCGTTCTCCAGAAGGACCTCTGCACATGATACACTGCCCACTGAGCACGCATTGAAAAGAGGAGTCACCCCATCAATGGTGGTGACGTTCACCTGCACAGAGTCTCATGTTAACTCTGACCACTCAGCTGAATAACGCAGCACCATTTTGGGGCAgagaaaaaataacaaataacagAGAACAAGATGTATTTTACAAAAGCTTTATTAAGCTATTTcttaaatgtattatttagtaCACATTATTACTGTTTCATGTTAAAAAAAAGAAGGTTATCTTGATTATTAACGGATCTTCTCCATTGACTCACATTGGCTCCTGCAGCTATCAGAGCTCTGGCACATGCTACATGGTCTCCAAGGCAGGCCTCGTGCAGAGGACTCACATGGTCTATAGTGACTACATTTACATTGTGGCCCTGTGGGAGCAGCAGAACACAACCATAGTACATTGCAGAAGGTAAGCAGTGAGTGCACACTGAATTGGATTACCTTTGGCTCACCTGTAAAATGAGATTCCTCAGAGCTAAGAGACGACCTTGGCATGCAGCATCATGTAAGGGTGAGCGGTCTGCCCAGGACCCTGCAGCAAACACAAATGCTTGTCACATACCACAGCTCACCGTCTCACAGTTTTGATGAATGATTCCATTTCACAGGGCACACACACCTGGGTCAATATCCAGAATAGCACCAGATGCATTCCAGACTGCATCATCATTGTTACCTTTCTCCATATTACTGATCTATGACACTTCTATTCTATTTCACTTCATATAAGGTAGAGTACTTAACGATCCATGTTGTCCAATTGAGGGTGAGCCAATATGTCTCCATTGGCAATAACCGTCAAATCTATTTTCTCTTGAACTAGCCTAACCTACTTGATGTATTAATGGAAGACCAAGCCACTGTAAATCAGAAACAAAACATGTTCTGGGAAAACTAGTGTAAACTACATATAGCTACATCACTGACCTTTAATAACGCACAACAAGATTTGATTTTGTGTTGCTGTTTGCTGCATTGGTGCTCCCTTTCCATGCGCCAAGCATGTTGGCACACTGTCTGTCACTGACACTGGGAAGCTTAAGTGCTGTTTTGGTCTGCAAGTCTGCCTACAgaccacagtcagtcaggaatgaAAACTAGGGCAAGGGGGGTGGGCCGTTCTATTAATAGTTTAGAGTAGAAATGAGCCTGACCGGTATGTACCGTATACACAGTTATTATGTTTCAGCTACTTTGCATGTTCAGGTCAACAAAGTGAGTGTATGCATTATTCACAGTAGCCAAATTATAAATAATCATTATTGTgataatattttttgttgttgtgacaaTATACTAATACAGTAGAGAGATATGGGTACTCACTGTGTCCTTGACCAAAATCAGAGCCAGTACAGTGAGAACAGAGCCAGTACGGTGAGGTAAATGTTTACGGTGAGGTAAACATTGGAATAATGGAGCAACGCGAAAGGATTCGCTGTCATATTGCCCCCTCTTTTGAACAGGCTCTGCTATACTAAGGGGATCATATGCCACTCTCAAGTGGTCCTCACTGAAATTCTGTGCCTGTGTTAAAATCATTTAATTCTCATTGTGGTGTAGTGGAGTGTCATTTCAATGATGGAAGTCTCAGCACAGTCAATATCATCCTGTAATCAGTGTCCACTACTGGTTCCAAGGCATGTTAGGTGCTAAATTCAACTAGTAAATCTGAGCATTGTCCAGAATCAAGTTACAAGGAAGGAAATGAGATACTTAGTCAGTTACACCATTGTGTCttacacatttaacccaacccctgtgAGTGCACTTTTAATCCAGGAACAAGGAAAATGCCCACAATAAAGTGAAACTTCCAACTGTATATGAATAAGACAAAGTGCCCATTTCAGCATCTCTGACCTATTAAAGCATTATTGATACAAAGGAGTGAGAGTTGGTTAAAGGCATGGCAGGGTAGTATCATAAATGTTGTAGGTTAAGTGCAGCAGAGAACAGTATAGTTCCACTATTCGTTGGGAAGGTCGGAGATTTTGCCAGTATTTCATTCCATTCTCTTTAGTTATTTTCAGCCTGGCTGAATCAGCCATGTAGTCCAACAACAATCAACAAATTGCCATCAAACATGACCTTATAATGTTTTGATTTACCTTGTCTTCTGCAATGTTTGTTTGGACATGATTCTTTATCAAAATAGCTTTCCTAGTATTAGCCCAGCTGCCATCGTTTGTCATCAATCGACATAAGGAAAAATAGCGCCATCTGGCGGCAGTAGAGCAATCCTAGTATTTGAATTCACACGTATTCCCAGGGGCTCAAGGGTGGGCAAACATTTCTTGGATGTGGAAGGTTCGAACAAAAGACAGTACAACAAACTCTGTGTTCAAACGTTCAAGCTTTAACCAAGCCAATTTCAACTTTATATGGAAAAATAAACATAATTATTTAAGAAAAGTAGATATTGTAAAGTCTACTGAGGAAGGTGGACTGACTGCAATTGACTTTTATCCAAttaattgatacaccatccacagtgtaattaatatcttcaccatggtcaaagggatattaaatatctgcttttttttacccatctaccaataggttcccttctttgcgagtcattggaaaacctccctggtctttgtgattgaatctgtgtttgaaattcactgctcgactgagggaccttacagataattgtatgtgtggggtaaagaGATAAGCTAGTCGTTcccaaatcatgttaaacactattattgaacacatagtgagtccatgcaacttattatgtgacttgataAGCACATTGTCACTcctacttattgactcaagacatttcagcttttcattttgaaatCATTTGTAAACATGTCCACTTtgacatggggtattgtgtgtaggccggtgaccccaaaaaaatatatcaatttaatcaaaatgtgaaaaaagaaaAGGGGTGGGACTTCTTCTATCAACATTTAATGGATGATAATGGCAATGCTCTATTGTATAACAATTTCATTCAAAGTGTTATCTTGTTTGCACCAATAGGCAATACTCTACAGTAGTTAAGGCAAATCCACAAGCAATGCTTTTTTTAATCAAAGGAATGTTGACACATTCTACTGCAGTACCACAGATGTTTTCGTTGGTTATATATGGATGTCAAttcttagatttaaaaaaaaatgcaataatACATTCTAAATGCATTATATTACTTACGTGTTTCCTTTCACCTTTGAAAAGGAAATATTTGTTACAAGATTTCATTAGGATTTGTATAGTCATAACAAGAACCAGATACCTTTATTTTCCTTTATCACCATAAAAAGTTAATGAAAACCTTTATGAGATGCTTTTCAATATTGGATTACAGATAATGATCTTTCATTTATAGTTATGTGATATTATTTTGTTTCCTAATTAATGACAGTAATGTTGAATTTATGTACAATAATTCTTACAGAAAAGTGTTTCTTAAaaattatatatatctatatatatatatatatatatatatatataactcagcaaaaaaaagaaatgtccctttttcacgattctttcaaagataattagtaaaaatacaACAGattacagatcttcattgtaaatggtttaaacatagtttcccatgcttgttcaataaaccatgaacaattaatgaacatgcagctgtggaacggtcgttaagacactaacagcttacagacggtaggcaattaaggtcacaattatgaaaacttaagacactaaagaggcctttctactgactcaaacaaacaccaaaagaaagatgcccagggtccctgctcatctgcttgaacgtgccttaggcatgctgcaaggatgcacgaggactgcagatgtggccagggcaataaatggtcatgtccgtactgtgagacgcctaagacagccgtacagggagacaggacggacagctgatcgtcctcgcagtggcagaccacttctaccaacacctgcacaggatcggtacatccgaacatcacacctgcgggacaggtataggatggcaacaacaactgcccgagttacatcaggaacgcacaatccctttatcagtgctcagactgtccgcaataggctgagagaggctgaactgaTGGCTTGTAGGCCTAATGTaatgcaggtcctcaccagacatcaccgggaacaacgtcgcctatgggcacaaacccaccgtcgctggaccagacaggactggcaaaaagtgctcttcaccgacaagtcgcagttttgtctcaccaggggtgatggtcggatttgcgtttattgttgaataaatgagcgttacactgaggcctgtactcttgtGTGGGAtccatttggaggtggagggtccatcatggtctgggacgGTATGTCACAGCAttatcagactgagcttgttgtcattgcaggcaatctcaacgctgtgcgttacagggaagacatcctcctccctcatgtggtacccttcctgcaggctcatcctgacgtgaccctccagcatgacaatgccaccagccatactactcattttgtgcgtgatttcctgcaagacaggaatgtcagtgttctgccatggccagcgaagagctcggatctcaatctcattgagcacgtctgggacctgttggatcggaggctgagggctaggaccattccccccggaaatgtccgggaacttgcaggtgctttggtggaagagtggggtaacatctcacaagaactggcaaatctggggcagtccatgaggaggagatgcactgcagtacgtaATGCAGCTGGTTgctacaccagatactgactgttgcttttgatttttaccccccctttgttcaggggcacattattcgatttctgttagtcacatgtctgtggaacttgttccgtttatgtctcagttgttgagtcttgttgtgttcatacaaatatttacacatgttaagtttgctgaaattaAACGcacttgacagtgagaggacgtttttttttcttcctgcgTTTACatttatagtaccagtcaaaagtttggacacacctactcattcaagggttttgattatctttatttttactattttctacattgtagaataatagtgaagacatcaaaactatggaatcatgtagaaatcaaaaaagtgttaaacaaatcaaaatatattttatattcttcaaagtagcaaccctttgccttgatgacagcattgcacacgattggcattctcttaaccagcttcacctggaatgcttttccaacagtcttgaaggactttccacatatgctgagcacttgttggctgcttatcctttaccctgcggtccaactcatccaaaaccatctcaattgggttgagttatTGTGGAGGTCATCTTATgcaccactccatcactctccttattggtcaaatagcccttacacatcctggaaatgtgttgggtcattgtcctgttgaaaaacaaatgattaagCGCAATCCCATTAAGCGCaatccagatgggatggcatatcaatgcagaatgctgtggtagccatgctggttaagtgtgccttgaattctaaataaatcactgacagtgtcaccagcaaagcacccccacaccctcaCACCTCCTACTCCATGCTATACGGTGGGAACcttacatgcagagatcatccattcacctactctgcgtctcgcaaagacacggtggttggaaccaaaaatctcaaatttggattcatcagaccaaaggacagatttccacctgtctaatgtccattgcatgtgtttcttcttcttattggtgtcctttagtagtggtttatttgtagcaattcgaccatgaaggcctgattcacgcagtctcctctgaacagttgatgttgagatgtgtctgttacttgaactctgggatgcatttatctgggctgcaatttgtgaggctggtaactttaataaacttatcctctgcagcagaggtaactctgggtcttcctttcttgtggcagtcctcatgagagccagtttcatcatagcacttgatggtttttgcaactgcacttgaagaaactttcaaagttcttgaaatgttccgtattgactgaccttcatgtcttaaagtaatgattgactgtcgttctctttgcttatttgagctgttcttgccataatacgaactctgtcttttaccaaatagggctatattctgtataccacccttaccttgtcccaacacaactgattggctcaaatgcattaagaaggaaagaaattccacccaTCTCTACAGATCGGTGTCCCACCCTCAcaacggttgagctaatgtgcgctaatgtgattagcatgacgttgtaaaTAACAAGACAGTTTCCCAGGACAAAGACATATCTCATATTGGCAGAAAGGTTACATTCtttttaatctaactgcactgtccaatttacagtagctattacagtgaaataatatcatgctattgtttgaggagagtgcacagttatgaacttgaaaagttattaataaaccaattaggcacatttgggcagtcttgatacagaattttgaacagaaattcaATCTTTATTTGAATCTGTCTACAACACTGctaccatctagtggccaaagtaTACATttcgcctgggctggaataaaacattatggcctttctcttgcatttcgaagatgatgatacaaaaataagttaaaaaaggtttgttttttctttgtattatcttttaccatatcgaatgtgttatattatcctacattcatttcacattttccacaaacttcaaactgtttcctttcaaatggtatcaagaatatgcatactCTTGCATCAGGTCCTGAGctataggcagttagatttgggtatgtcattttaagcgaaaattgaaaaaaagatgCGGATCcttattaacttttaacaaggcacacctgttaattgaaatgcattccaggtgactacctcatgaagctggttgagagatatATTCATGCTTTTTCTAGTTGCTTGTTCTGTTTATTGATTCAAGTGTTGTTTTGTATGTAAAATGTTCCTATTTGATTGTGAACATTTctgaaataaaacaattataattTCAAGCTAAGAATGAAGTATTTTGGTAGTCAAGTTATTGAAAGACATACCTGTTTTTCCTTTTAGGGCATACTTGTATTCAAAGTAAAGTTTTCGCTGGCAAAGACATTACTCTCTACTACAAGCTACAGTGCATCTTGCTACATCAATGACTGGATGGATCCCATGCATCTCATAGGACGTCCAGGAATGTACAATGTGCACATTTAAACAAAGATTTTTACAACTAACCCAAGATTGATCAGAGCATGTCATTTCCAATGGTCTACAAAATACAGTCCACTCTGTTAGTTACAGAATCTATTTTTGGAAACACAAAACTGTATGGAGATCAAATTTGCTGATAGTTGGCCTTAATCATCTCACTCCGTCTTCTCCCTCATCTGgttactgggcttcctctcatcaccatatttggtagtgagtgaaAACAACAACTGGATGCTTCGTACTTATACATCCGGTGACATATCTGGTTCATTGTGCCATCTGTGATTtaaatcttcttcttcttctcaaatcaaatcaaatcaaatcaaatcaaatcaaattttatttgtcacatacacatggttagcagatgttaatgcgagtgtagcgaaatgcttgtgcttctagttccgacaatgcagtaataacgagcaagtaatctaactaacaattccaaaaaaaactactgtcttatacacagtgtaaggggataaagaatatgtacataaggatatatgaatgagtgatggtacagagcagcataggcaagatacagtagatgatatcgagtacagtatatacatatgagataagtatgtaaaccaagtggcatagttaaagtggctagtgatacatgtattacataaggatgcagtcaatgatatagagtacagtatcaacgtatgcatatgagatgaacaatgtagggtaagtaacattatttaaggtagcattgtttaaagtggctagtgatatatttacatcatttcccatcaattcccatgattaaagtggctggagtagagtcagtgtcattgacagtgtgttggcagtagccactcaatgttagtggtggctgtttaacagtctgatggccttgagatagaagctgtttttcagtctctctgtcccagctttgatgcacctgtactgacctcgccttctggatgacagcggggtgaacaggcagtggctcgggtggttgatgtccttgtgatctttatggccttcctgtagcatcgggtggtgtaggtgtcctggagggcaggtagtttgcccccggtgatgcgttgtgcagacctcactaccctctgagagccttacggttgagggcggtgcagttgccataccaggcggtgatacagcccgccaggatgctctcgattgtgcatctgtagaagtttgtgagtgcttttggtgacaagccgaatttcttcagcctcctgaggttgaagaggcgctgctgcgccttcctcacgatgctgtctgtgtgagtggaccaattcagtttgtctgtgatgtgtatgccgaggaacttaaaacttgctaccctctccactactgttccatcgatgtggatgggggtgttccctctgctgtttcctgaagtccacaatcatctccttagttttgttgacgttgagtgtgaggttattttcctgacaccacactccgagggccctcacctcctccctgtaggccgtctcgtcgttgttggtaatcaagcctaccactgttgtgtcgtccgcaaacttgatgattgagttggaggcgtgcgtggccacgcagtcgtgggtgaacagggagtacaggagagggctcagaacggacccttgtggggccccagtgttgaggatcagcggggaggagatgttgttgcc
This genomic stretch from Oncorhynchus tshawytscha isolate Ot180627B linkage group LG21, Otsh_v2.0, whole genome shotgun sequence harbors:
- the asb5a gene encoding ankyrin repeat and SOCS box protein 5 isoform X1, whose product is MEKGNNDDAVWNASGAILDIDPGSWADRSPLHDAACQGRLLALRNLILQGHNVNVVTIDHVSPLHEACLGDHVACARALIAAGANVNVTTIDGVTPLFNACSVGSVSCAEVLLENGAKPQALVFQPSPIHQASSKGSSGCVETLIRWGADVDFDIPHLGTPLYTACVSQAIECVQRLLREGANVQKGRYMESPLHAAAEKDCTAIVKLLLDFGADIHARNIEFQRPVEAAPPSSLTEGFLLVYEATPQPLSQLCRQRIRDRVGRDRFHLINHLPLPNPLRNYLQYR
- the asb5a gene encoding ankyrin repeat and SOCS box protein 5 isoform X2, with translation MQQTATQNQILLCVIKGSWADRSPLHDAACQGRLLALRNLILQGHNVNVVTIDHVSPLHEACLGDHVACARALIAAGANVNVTTIDGVTPLFNACSVGSVSCAEVLLENGAKPQALVFQPSPIHQASSKGSSGCVETLIRWGADVDFDIPHLGTPLYTACVSQAIECVQRLLREGANVQKGRYMESPLHAAAEKDCTAIVKLLLDFGADIHARNIEFQRPVEAAPPSSLTEGFLLVYEATPQPLSQLCRQRIRDRVGRDRFHLINHLPLPNPLRNYLQYR